A single genomic interval of Candidatus Methylomirabilis limnetica harbors:
- a CDS encoding PIN domain-containing protein yields the protein MKVFLDTSVLVATFYGDHEHHAPSIDLFLRFGKKDACCAAHSLAEVYATLTGMPGRRRVGGDTALLFLSDVREHLTLVSLDECEYFQLVEEAASLNLASGAIYDALLGYCALKAQAKTLYTWNTKDFLRLPPAIAGRVRQPDQ from the coding sequence GTGAAGGTCTTTCTCGATACTTCCGTGCTGGTTGCCACGTTTTACGGCGATCATGAGCACCACGCTCCAAGCATCGACCTCTTCTTGCGCTTCGGCAAAAAGGACGCCTGCTGCGCGGCGCACAGTCTTGCTGAGGTTTACGCGACCCTCACCGGAATGCCTGGGAGGCGGCGGGTGGGAGGCGACACCGCGCTTCTTTTCCTCAGCGACGTCCGCGAGCACTTGACGCTCGTCTCCCTTGATGAGTGCGAGTACTTCCAGTTGGTCGAGGAGGCTGCGTCGCTGAATCTCGCCAGCGGCGCGATCTATGATGCCCTGCTCGGCTATTGCGCGCTCAAAGCCCAAGCTAAAACTCTCTACACTTGGAACACCAAGGACTTCCTGCGGCTGCCCCCAGCCATCGCCGGGCGCGTTCGGCAGCCCGATCAATGA
- a CDS encoding AbrB/MazE/SpoVT family DNA-binding domain-containing protein: MKATVTIDKAGRVVLPKTLRDELHLASGDTLDLTVEGERVTLCPRRTAPPLQKERGVWVFRIGEPLIAAETRETLRSIREQRAHRDAGKFR, from the coding sequence ATGAAAGCGACGGTCACCATCGACAAGGCGGGCCGCGTCGTCCTGCCCAAGACACTTCGTGATGAACTTCACCTTGCTTCCGGAGACACTCTGGACCTTACGGTGGAGGGCGAGCGGGTAACGCTGTGCCCCCGGCGGACAGCCCCACCCTTGCAGAAAGAACGCGGTGTCTGGGTGTTCCGCATCGGCGAGCCCCTCATCGCTGCGGAAACGCGTGAAACCCTTCGCAGCATCCGGGAACAGCGCGCCCACCGCGACGCCGGTAAGTTCAGGTGA
- a CDS encoding sigma-54-dependent transcriptional regulator, with protein MPKLGRVLVIVDEVDMIENCVKLLTRFGYEVVTEADGSKAATLYERERPDLVLTDLRMPGLDGPGVLQAVQAIDAEATVILITAFATIETAVEAIKEGAFDYLPKPFSADQLKVCVERAMGQRRLREENRRLLERLTETHRFDNIIGRSLSMLQVFETIKKVAKSEANILIIGETGTGKELIARSLHANSRRAAGPFIPVDCVSLPENLLESELFGHEKGAFTGAQATRPGLFEFASGGTIILDEVGDISLNLQAKLLRVLQERQVRRVGSNRIIEVDVRVISATNHDLAQAVATGSFREDLYYRLNVISLPLPPLRDRTGDIQLIAHHYLTKYAAGSGKEVTGITSEAMRLLEAHRWPGNVRELQNVMERAVVLAEHELVRPQELPEHIRVKAEVVSTLSPNELPLKQAKEVWAGSFERDYLIQLLKRHDGNISQAAKAACVDRKTVHRLMKKYGIKLS; from the coding sequence ATGCCGAAGCTAGGTCGAGTGCTCGTGATCGTTGACGAAGTGGACATGATCGAGAACTGCGTCAAGCTTCTCACCCGCTTTGGCTACGAGGTGGTGACTGAGGCCGATGGCAGTAAGGCAGCCACGCTGTACGAGCGGGAGAGGCCCGACCTGGTCCTCACCGACCTTCGGATGCCGGGCCTTGACGGCCCGGGCGTCCTCCAGGCGGTCCAGGCCATCGATGCCGAGGCCACGGTGATCCTGATCACCGCCTTTGCCACGATCGAGACCGCCGTAGAGGCGATCAAAGAGGGGGCGTTCGATTATCTACCCAAGCCGTTCTCGGCTGATCAACTTAAGGTGTGTGTCGAGCGGGCGATGGGCCAGCGTCGTTTGCGGGAAGAGAACCGACGGCTCCTGGAGCGGCTCACCGAGACCCATCGCTTTGACAACATCATCGGCAGGAGTCTGTCGATGCTTCAGGTCTTTGAGACCATCAAGAAGGTCGCGAAGAGCGAGGCCAATATCCTGATCATCGGTGAGACAGGAACCGGCAAGGAACTGATCGCCAGGAGCCTCCATGCCAATAGCCGCCGGGCGGCAGGCCCTTTCATCCCCGTTGATTGCGTCTCGCTTCCCGAGAACCTGCTGGAGAGTGAGCTGTTCGGGCACGAGAAGGGCGCGTTCACGGGGGCGCAAGCGACCCGTCCCGGGTTGTTTGAATTCGCAAGCGGTGGGACCATCATTCTGGACGAGGTAGGCGACATCAGTCTGAATTTGCAGGCCAAGCTGCTGAGGGTCCTGCAGGAACGCCAGGTACGACGGGTCGGGTCAAACCGGATCATCGAGGTGGACGTACGCGTCATCTCCGCTACGAACCACGACCTGGCCCAGGCCGTTGCTACTGGTAGCTTTCGGGAAGACCTCTACTATCGCCTGAACGTGATCTCGCTTCCACTGCCGCCCCTGCGAGATCGCACGGGAGATATCCAATTGATCGCGCATCACTACCTCACAAAGTACGCAGCCGGCAGCGGGAAGGAGGTCACGGGCATCACGTCAGAGGCTATGCGGCTCTTAGAGGCGCATCGCTGGCCTGGAAACGTCCGTGAGCTGCAGAATGTGATGGAGCGAGCGGTAGTCCTGGCCGAACATGAGCTGGTCCGGCCACAGGAGTTGCCGGAGCACATCCGAGTAAAGGCCGAAGTCGTCTCGACGCTCTCGCCAAACGAACTGCCGCTCAAGCAGGCAAAAGAGGTGTGGGCCGGTTCGTTTGAGCGGGACTATCTGATCCAGCTCCTCAAGCGGCATGACGGTAATATCTCGCAGGCCGCGAAGGCTGCGTGCGTGGACCGGAAAACGGTTCATCGCCTCATGAAGAAGTACGGGATCAAGCTTTCGTAG